The following are encoded together in the Lathyrus oleraceus cultivar Zhongwan6 chromosome 3, CAAS_Psat_ZW6_1.0, whole genome shotgun sequence genome:
- the LOC127126594 gene encoding germin-like protein subfamily 1 member 7, translating to MKVLYFLVTILALASSPSFAYDPSPLQDFCVAIQDPKDAVFVNGKFCKDPALVKAEDFFEHVNPGNTSNALGSQVTAVTVDQLFGLNTLGISLARIDFAPKGLNPPHTHPRGTEILIVLEGTLYVGFVTSNQDKNRLFTKVLNKGDVFVFPIGLIHFQLNVGYGNAVAIAGLSSQNPGVITIANALFKSNPPISDEVLTKAFQVDKSIIDYLQKQSWYDNN from the exons ATGAAGGTCCTTTACTTCCTTGTTACCATCTTGGCTTTGGCATCTTCTCCTTCCTTTGCTTATGACCCTAGTCCTCTCCAAGACTTTTGTGTTGCAATTCAAGATCCCAAAGATGCTG TATTTGTGAATGGAAAGTTCTGTAAAGACCCTGCGTTAGTTAAAGCTGAAGATTTCTTCGAACATGTTAATCCTGGAAATACCTCAAACGCATTAGGCTCTCAAGTGACTGCAGTCACTGTAGATCAACTATTCGGACTAAACACACTCGGCATATCTTTGGCTCGCATTGATTTTGCACCTAAGGGTTTAAATCCACCCCACACTCACCCTCGAGGCACTGAGATCCTTATAGTTCTTGAAGGCACCCTTTATGTTGGATTTGTCACTTCCAATCAAGATAAAAATCGTCTCTTCACCAAAGTGCTCAACAAGGGTGATGTATTTGTGTTTCCTATCGGTCTCATCCACTTTCAACTAAATGTGGGATATGGTAATGCCGTTGCAATTGCTGGACTTAGCAGTCAAAATCCAGGAGTTATTACTATTGCAAATGCGTTGTTCAAATCTAATCCCCCTATTTCTGACGAGGTTCTTACCAAAGCTTTTCAAGTAGATAAGAGCATCATTGATTATCTTCAAAAGCAGTCTTGGTACGACAACAACTAA